Within Roseisolibacter agri, the genomic segment CCGAACCTGAGTGGCGCGTCGGCATTGTCGGCCGCGACGACGCGACCGGCAGCATGCGGAGGCGCGCGGAGGAACGCGGCCACGCGCTCCGCATTCCACGCTCCCACCCGTAACTCCCATGTCAGGCGTTGCACGGCCGCCATGCGTGTCGTGCAGAGGTGGGCAGCTTTACAGCCCGTCGCGCGGCTGCGTCAGGAGAGGTCCTCGAATCGGAGCATGTGAGTGGGACACGACGATCCGCTACATCGGAGGCAGATTCGCGCTGCGCTCATCGCCCGCCACGGGTGGCGCGTGACATCGCGCGTAGATGGCTCGGTCGACGTCGACGTCCCGCCCGACGTGCCTTCGGCAAACGCATTTGCCGACGCGGTGCGTTCCGCCGTGGGAGCGCTCGGCTACTCCCCGACCGTGGTGATCGGTGCCAGCGGCCGGATGGTCCGCGTGCAGACCGCCGAGACCCTGCAGCAGGCCGGCCGCGGCGCACATGGCTCTCTCGGCTCACAGCGTGCGTGCGACCGCCACACCATCCGAGCTGATCGTCGGACGGCGCCCACAGTGCGTCAAGGGGGCGTCCGGCCGTCGCCCTCCCGCAGTCTGGGTGCGAGCGACGGAGGGGTGCCCAGCTGGCTCGACGTGCTCGAGCCCCTGTCGGTGCCCTATCGGAGCCATCTGTCCCAGGGGAGCGACCTCCTGACGTGGCACTTGGAGGCCCAGTTCCGCGCATTTCACGTGACTGCTGATTGGCAGGCGCGGTGGGAGCATGCCGCCGCGGCTGCGGCGGACACGTGGAACAAGCGGCCGCTCCTCGCCGGGACCGACAGCGGATGCCCCTACAGTTGTGGTGAGGTGGAACTCGTCGCACGGTTCAGGACCGCCGGTTATACCGCCTACTGGATCAGCGAATGGTCTGGCTTTCCCCACGTGCCGTCCTGGCAGCCCTTCTGCATCAAGCGGAGCGAGCTGCGGGAGCGCCTGCCGAACGTCTGGGAGCACGACCGCGCGCTCCGATCCCGGTTCCCCGACCTGGATCTCGGGCCTTCAGGAGGGCATCCGGACGTCGTCGCCTGGCGTCCTGGAGCCACCGAGTTCCGGTTCGTCGAGTACAAGGGGCCCGGGGACTCCATTCGACCGAAGCAGGCCGCGTGGGCGACGGCGCTCCTGCGCATCGCGGAAGACGACGCCTCGTATGCGGTCGTGATCGGGCGTGTACGCCAATGACAGAGAGAGCCGCCGGTCGGTTCGTGCCGGGATGGGGGCACCTCCCAAACACCGGGGCGCCGGGCCGATGACGCGTCGCGCACAGCGCCGCGAGGGCAGGGCTGCCGACTCACGCCCGTTCGCGTACCTGCTCACCTGGAATCCCGGGGGCGGGCGCGGCTCCGTCGACGCATCCTACGAGAAGCTCGCGGCGTTCGCCCGGGACGAGCGCCCGTGGGTCTCCTGGAGCTGCGGCAACTCGCAGGGCATCCCAGCCGGCTCCCGAATCTTCCTGCTCCGGCAAGGGCGCGTACCGCGCGGAGTGGTTGCATCCGGCTGGGTGACCCGCGGGAGTCATGAGGACCTGCACTGGCAGACGGAGCGCCGTGCTCGCGGCGAGTCAGCCTGGTATGTCGGGGTGGGATTCGACGCGCTGCTCCTCGACCCGGCGGTTGAGCCGCCGCTCGATGTCGCATCGGCCACCGAGGGCCCGCTGACAGGTGTGCCGTGGGCCACCCCGCGATCGGGCATCGCCATCCGGCCCACCACCGCAGCCGCACTTGAGATAGCCTGGACCGCGCATGTGGAGCAGTTGCGGCCGGTCTCGCTTATGGATGATCCCGAGCTCGCGGCGGTCGAGGGCCACGTGCGGAAAGGCCTAGTCGCGCATCGGTCTCGCGAGCGTGCGCTCCGGGCGGCGAAGCTCGCCGCCGTACAGGAAGCCGATCCCGAGGGGCGACTGCAGTGCGAGGTGCCTGGATGCGGCTTCGACTTCGCCGCGCGCTATGGGGCGCTCGGAGCTGGGTTCGCGCACGTGCACCACCGATGGCCGCTCGCCGAACTTGAGGGCCCCAGGCTCACGACGCTGGCGGACCTCGCGGTCGTCTGCGCGAACTGTCACGCGATGATCCACCGGGGTGGCCAGTGTCGAGAGCTCGATGATCTGATCACCCAGCGCACCCTGAGCACTGCGCATGACGCCCGTTCCTGAGGCCGCGACTGCATCGCAGCCGACCTCCCCGTTCCATCTCGCACGCAGGTCTTCCCCGTACCCGACGAGCAGCGTATGAGTCGACGACCCGTCGATACAATCGGCCCGGCGGTCCAGGGGCGCGCCTACGTGCGCTCCGAGTTGGAGCAGCGAGGGTGGACGGTTCACGAGGTGACTGACGGGGGCGTCACGTTCCTGGAGGGAGTCGCTGAGACGGGAGCCCGCGTCCGTGTCCGTGTGAAGTCGAAGCGGAGTGGCACCTGGCAGCCCACCGTGACCAGTGGCCGTGAGACTCCGATGCCGCCCGCCGTACCCACCTTCTGGATGTTCGTGGATCTCGGTGCGTCACCGCACACGGTGTTCATCGCGCCTGATGAGTGGGTGCGGAGGGACATCTACGAGGCGCACGCCGCGTACCTACGCACGAACGGTGGTCACCGGGCGCGGAACGACGCGTCGAGCCACCACGCGATCTCAGCTGCGCGTCTCGAAGGATGGCGCGGCCGGTGGGACCTACTTCGACCGGAACCCGCATGAGAACGAAGCGCTCGATTCAGCGCCGCCTGACGCTGGTCAGTCGACGGCACACCGCCGGTGCACTCTCCACCGCACTGCGTCGCCTAGCTGGCGTGCCCGCATCGAAGGGCGCGTGCGCGACCAATCACCGGCGCAGCCCACGAGCTGCGATGGCGAATCGCGAGACGCAAGCCCCCGTCCTACCACCACTGCTCACACGGACCCATGAGCGACACGTTGGACTTGGGCGACTACTTCCTCCGATTCCCGGAAGCACTTCAGGACAAGTACGGCACCACGTTCGGGGTCGGCTTCCAAGACATCAAAGAGCGCTTCGCCCCTGTGGGTCTGGGCTCACGCTCGATCACGGTCGACGACGTCCTGGCGATCTTCGATGTGAGCCTGCCGTTCGTCCAGGACTGGACGAAGCCGGATCGGGAGGAGCTTGATCGAAAGATGAACGACCGTGAGCGCCCCGTCGCGGCGCTGATCCGCGACCTCCGGAGCGTGGAGTATCGGCGGGAGATCATCGTTGCCCTGGTCAACGCCTTTCGTGAGCTGAGCCTCACGGCGCTCGTGCTACACCACGTCTATCCGGACCGCTTCGCCATGTGCAGCCATCACCTGGCGAGCCAGCTGTACGTCACGGGCCCCACAGTGCCCACGTTCTACATCGACTATTGCACGGAATTGCGAGAGTGGGCGCGCAGGCGCTGGGCAACCCCCGGCATCCGAACGGTCGTCGATGCGGAGTTCGCGCTCTGGACTTGGTATCGCCTCGCATACTCCCGCAAGCACGCGGACCCGGTGCACCACGGCCGCTTTCACCGTGATGAGTGGGTGCAGGAGCGAAGAGCCCTGCGCATCGCGAAGGCCCTCAACACGACCGACCGGCTGGACCTGGCGCGCTCGTACCTGGAGACGGACGCGACTGTGGCCGCGCTGATCGCGTGGCGCGAACTGGAGGTGGTTGCGCGCACGGTGTCCGGGCCAGGAGTGCTCCGCGAGGACAACTGTCGCGCGCTGTTGAGGAAGCTCCCACCCGAACGGTTCCCGCGCGGCACCGATGGGTACACCCTCGCGAACCTCTGGGACCGCCGGAATCAAGTCACGCACCACGGCGCGGAAGTCAGTCGGGTCGATGCCAAGCGCATCGTCGACGGCGTCACTGCCTTCGTCGAGCACAACAGCGAGGTAGCGTCAGCCGGCCTTCGCAGCATCCCGTGAGCTGAAGCAATCGTGCTGCTGATCCACACTGCCCGCGAGGCGCGCACCGCAGTCCACACCTGCCGGCAGCTCTTGCGCGCGCCCGACGCGTTCCACGGACCGCTGGAGGAGCTCTACGAGCGGTTCATCGTACCGAATCTGCCGGAGCCGGCCGCGGTGGCCGACTTTCACCGTGCACTCGTGGAGTTCCTCGGGACGCCGGACCCGCTGCATCTGCTCCGGCAGGTGCGCGGGACCGAGCGCGGGGCTGTGTATGAGACTGACGAGGGCGTGCGTTTTAAGGCGACCGACAATGCGCCGGCGTGGTGGACCCATGCGGCGCTCTTCCAGGAAGTTCGGGTTGCACCCGGTGCGATGGGGGACGTGGTGGCCACGATGCCGGCGCACCTCTTTGAGGTCTCCGCGACCTGCCCGCCGACGGCGAACATGGCCGGATGGCACATCGCGCATCTCGCAGACGTCAAGGACGGGTATACCAACTACCGTGTATGGGCGAAGCAGGAGGTCGTTCGCCGCTTCATTCGCAACGTGCACCCATGCAACCACTGCTTGCTGCCAAAGCCCGAGTGGCAGCGATGGGGGGCGGATCGCCGGGTGACCGGGTTCGCGGCCACGCGGTTCGCCGCGCGATACGCGGATGTGTGGGATGAGTTCGCCCTCCTGGCGAACGTCGATCGCGCTGCCCGATCAGCTGAAGGCTTCGAGATTGCCTACACGTACGGCGTGACGACGGAGGACCAGGCCCGCGAGGGCGTGGCGCAACGGCGTGAGCTCCATCTCACCAGCCGAAGCGAGTGCGCGAGCGGGGGGGTGGTCGTGGCCTGCTATACCGCCACGCGGCTCACATTCCGGGCAGCTGTCATCGAGCCACTGGCGGATGACGAGCGGTTCCGCGTCGTGACGCCGGATGGCACCTTTGAGATGACGAAGGCGCAGTTCCACCGGGTGTTCGCCAACGTCGTTCGGTCCGTCAGCTACCGAGAGCGGGGCGTCTACCACTACCCGAGTATCCCGAAGGCGGCAGCGCCGTTCCTCATCGAGGAAGAGCGACCGGCCTCCGGCTCGTGAGGCACGTTCCGGCCGGCGGCTTCAGCGTGGCCACGGGAGGCCGAGCAACGACGACACCGCGGCCTTCAGCGTTGGCAGCCGTGCCGCCGTGCCGCCGTGCCGCCGTGCCGCCGGGCCACCGGGCCACCGTGCCGCCGGAGACCTCGTCCGCAGCCAGTGACGCCAGCGGACACGTGATGCAAGGCAGGCGCGCGAGGCTAACACTGGGATCCGCGTCGCTCCTCTGCATGCTTAACCCCCGGATTGGCGAGTCTTCCCTGTGACCGTCGTTTCGCTCGACCTGGCGTACCGATCCTATGAGGACAACGGCTTGGTGGTGCTCAGAGGGAGCCGTGACACCATCACGGTCACGATCGAGCGTCTGCGCCGGCGTAGCGTCCCCACGCCTGCAACCCTCGCGCGTGAAGTGCAGGCCGTCGCGCAGGCCCATGAGGCGACGTACCTGCTGATCGACGGACCCCAAGGCTGGAAGGACCCAGCGTCGGGGCTCCTGCACGCCCGACACTGCGAGCGAGCACTCGCGACGCCGGCGAAGACGGGAGAGCTCGGCCACTGTCTGCCCGCCACTTGGCTGGGGTACGTCGCCTTTTCGATCGACGTATTCGACTGGCTCACGGCCACCGGTTGGCGGCTCCTGGGCGATGAATTCCCGCTGGCGTCATCGGGCGGCCCGACGGTGGCGGAGACCTTCCCGACCGCGGCGTGGCGAACCCTGAGAATCGCACCTCTCCCGGGCAAGTCGCGTTCGACCGCCGGAGACGTTCGCGCGTGGTACGGCGCGCTCGAGGAGCGCTACTCGCTGATCGTCGATAGTGAACCCACCCACGATGAGTTACAGGCGATCGTCGCGGGCATGGCCGGCCTCGCGCTGGAGCGTGGTACAGACACCGAGGTCGCGAGGTTCGGGACGGCTCCGTTCAGGCGAGACGGTAGCTGGCGCGAGGGCTACATCGTCTGCCCGCGTGCCGATCGCGACGATTCCCGAGCTTTGAGTCAGCCGAGGCCCACGTCAGGTGGGTCGGTGAAGAGGCGCAGGTCAGAGCCGGCCGGTCGGAGTAGCGCTGCGAGGACGACACAGCCCGGTTACGTCAACCGGAACCAGCAGGAGGTGCTGAGCGCCACCGGTCGTCCTGGATCGGATCACAACGCCCTGACGTACCTTCTCCGCTGCCAGCGCTGTGGCAACGAGTACGGCGCGAATGGCACGGACATCTGGCAGCGCCGCTGTCCTCAGTGCCAGGGCGGCGCGCCGGGCAACCCGCTATAGCGTCGGCGGCTCTGGCGACCGCCCCGGATGCTATGCGAGCGTCAGCACGCGGACTCTGCCCCCAGTGAAGCAGTGCCAGAAACCGAGCACCACGCCGAGCGCGCCCAGCCGAGCCCCCTGGCGGCAGTCTGCGCGCGAAATCGAGCTTTGTCTGGCAGTACGGAATAGCCACAAAGGGCACGAGCGACTCGAGGACCGATCCCCGGCGACGCGCCCGTGAACGGAGGTCACGTTGAGGAGGCACCGCGAGCCGGCAGCGCGGGCGGCAGCGGCCCGGCTGATGACGTCGAATCCTTCCGGAGAGCCTTGTCCGGTTCTCGCTCAGTACGGTCGTCAGGCCCCGCTAGGATGACGATGCCTTCACCGTTCGTCCGGCGCCTTCCACGTCGCGAAGCGCTGCAAGGCGTCGACGCTGCCCAGAAGCTCGCGTGCACGCTTCACCCGGTCCAACAGCACGGCGCGCTCGTCGTCACCGAGAAGCGCCGCGCGCCTCTCTGCATCCTCGAAGAAGCTCTCGACCTGCTTCGCCGCGCTCCATGCCTCGATGAGCGCGGCGAGCTGCTCACGACTCTCTTTCACATGCTGCGCGCGGCGTCGCTCCGCTTCTTCGCGCCGCCACTGCTCCCGCTGCCGTTCCCACTCTTGCCGCTGGGCCTCCGCGCGTCGTTCTCCTTCTTCAACGAGCTTCGCGACGGTCACGGCCGCGGACTCGAGCTCCTGTACGATGTCCGGGATCTTCGATGCGAGCTCGCCCTTCCTCGCTTCACGCCAATCCTTCTCCCACGTTGCGACCGCGTACGGCGATGATGCTCGCAGGCAGAGCTTCCCGCTAGCCATGTCGCGCTTGTGGGTCCACGCGTCGTGTGCGTAGGAGCCCCGCCGTCTCGCTACAGGAAGTTGGGTGACGGGAACGTACTTGCCATCGACGTATCGGACCTCCACGTCCTCGCTAACCTCGAACAGCGTGAGGCCGATTGCCACCGTGCCGACGTACACGACCGTCGGCCGATCAGGGCTCCAGCTCCCGTAGCCACCCCGATCGCGACCGCCGCCGCTTCGCTCATCGACTGCCGGGCGCCGAAGGTGTTGATCACGGGGCGCCAAGGCCACCCCGTATCCGTGCCGCTCCAATGCGGTGAAGAGCGTGTTCGCCGTGGTGAGCGCGCGATCGAGCGTGTCGTTCGAGACGAACAGGTCGACGAGCAGCCGCTTGGCCGGTCGAAGGTGGCCGCTGTCCGACTGCCGCGCCCCGTCGAAGTGCTCTCGGGCACCCACGATCAGCGGGTGCACCTGCCCTCGGGGCGTCCTCGGACGGAGTGGAATGGGCGAAGGCGGCGCAGGCGGCTTCGGTAGGGCGCGTGAGACGCGCTTGGGCTCATCACCTCGCGTCCATTCAAGCGCGTCACCGGGTCGTGCGTCCGCGAGCGCCGGCTTGGCTGGCGCCTTCCCGACGTCCAGCTGTGCCCAGTAGCCGCGTGCCGGACGCGGCACGTTCAGCTGCTCACAGATGCGAGCGAGAGAGCTCGAAGAGACTCCATATCGGGCCGCGACCTTGGTCATCGGTTCGGCCCAGACTTCCGCGTAGAGCTCTTCCCGACTCACGGCCATAGAGCATCGCTGGTCAACGCGTTCAGCAGAGCTATGCAGACTGACCTGCGCGATCGCATCGAATGAAGATACTAGCTGTCAGCCAAGTCTCACCTGCGCTGCACGCTCGCCGAGCGGGACGACTTACGTCGGGCGGTGGCTCTCATCGTTCTCGTCCGCCCAGCGAAAGGAGCGCTTCAGGATCGTATTGAGGTTCGTTCGATATGGGACGACTGCGTCGTGCTGTAGTCGCCCCAGTACAATCCCCGGTGAGATCCCAAGCGAGTCCGCGAATGAGTAGATGGACGCGACGCTGAACTCCCCTGCTTGAACGAATGCCCTGTAGCGATCGGGGGGAATGAGGAGATCACGCGCAAAGCGGTTTGCCTCCTCTTCCTCCTCAACGATCGAGCGAGCGGCGGATGCCTCTGCACGCGCGTCGCCTCTTACTGTGCCGCCGACCTCCTCAACGAAAATGCTTCGCTTGCCATGCAAGAGAATGTGACCGGCCTCGTGGAAAAAAGTGAACCAGAGGTGGTCCTCAGTCTTATACCGAAGTGTGAGTTGAATTAGCGCCCTATCCGAACTAAGCCATCGGGTTGCACCGCACACCCTGAGTTTCGGCAACTCGCGTACAAAGACTACAACCACGCCCGCGTCAGCACACGACGATGCGAGCGCATCGCAAAACACGTCTGGCTCCTCCCGTGTGAGCTTCCGCGCGTCGCTGAGAACGCTCTTGAATCGCAGCGCGTCAAATGGTCGGGTCCTCGTCTGCCGCGCCTCGAGTTCTCCTCTGCGCAACCAAGCTGCGACAGCCCCGAACTCACTGGCGAATACGGCGGACTCGCGGAAGGCCACTGCGTTTCGCACTCCGCCCCAGACGTCCCGCCACGCTTCGACTGAGGCCACGCCGAAAAACGAGAGCACGTCCTCTAACTGCTCGACGAGCGACTCTCGGCGTTCGATCCACCCAGTCCGGACGAGATCCTTAACCGGGATCTCGGTGAGCCAGTCGGTCTGTTTCTCGAGCCGCTCGCGTTCGGCAATTCTCGCGAGCGCGGCGCGGTAATTCTGCTCTAGTGAGTTCCAGAAGGACGCCGGCACTCCGAGCACGCGCTCGAACTGCAAGGCGGTCTCCGGCGTGATCGCCGCCTTCCCGTTAATGATCTCGTTGATGGTCTTCTTTGGCCTTCCGGTGCGTTCCGCGAGCTCGCTCTGAGGAATGCCAAGTGACTCAATAATTTCGAGCACGGTCTCGCCGGGCGGTACGGCGTAGTCGGGCGAGAATGCCCTGGCTGGCTTAACGCCCATGATAGTCCTCAACCCCTAGGATGCGGATGGCCGTGATCTTCGCCTTGTCCACCCCGCCGTCGGCGAGGCAGGGGATCTCGTCCTGGTACGGCTCGAACACAAGCCGGAAAGGGTGCTGTACATCGACCGCGAATTGGCCATCGCGGTCCCCAGAAAGCGGGTGCAACCGGGCAGGGGGTAGACAGCTGATCACAGCGAGACTCTCGGCAGCCGCCAACTCGGCGAGCCGTCGACGCACGACGCGTGAGCGCTCCGCCCCCCACATGCGGACGGACTCGCGCTCGACAGAACAGGACTTTTCGAGCTTCCGGCTCTTGAAGTGTAGTTCCATGAAACCCCGAAGGGCAATAAGAGATTCACCCCAAGGGTGAATCAAGCACTTGCGGCTGCGTCGTTCGCGGGCTACATTATCGTTAACCCCGTGGGTTAACGGCAGCAAGTGTCGCGCCCGCCGGCGTCGGCCGAGCCCGGTACCCGTAAGGTAGCGTTCCGCGGCGGGGTGTGTCAGCGAGCTGACCTGTCGGGTGCCGCGGCCGAACGGAACGACCCGGACACGACACATCACGGTTCCGCCATGCCGCTTCGAGTGCGAAGCAGGAGACGGGAAGATGTCTGAGGTAGCCAGCGGTCACGGCCCGGAGGTGCGCACGCTCACGATCGTGGTGAACGGGCGCGCGACATCGGCAACGAAGACGCAGCTGTCGTTCGCCGAGATCGTCGCGTTGGCCTTTCCGCAGGGGACGACTGGGGACAACACGGCTTACACCGTCACGTACCGACGGGGGCATGGAGAGAAGCCTGAGGGCACCCTCGTCGAGGGTCAGATGGTCAAGCTCAAGGACGGGATGATCTTCAATGTCACAGCGACTGATAAGTCGTAGCCCTGACCTGCGGCGGCTTCGAGATGACGGCTACGCGATCGAGGTGCGGGCCGGCTTCCTCCTAGTCCACGATGTCCCCTACCTCTCGGTGGGCCGGGTTATCCAGCGCGGCGTGCTGGTGTCCGCGCTGGACCTCGCCGACGATGCTACGGTCAGGCCGAGCACCCACGTCGTCTACTTCGCAGGAGCCCATCCGTGCAACCTCGATGGCTCCCCGATCACTCAGATCGAGCACGGGAGCGGCGAGTCGACGCTCGCACCTGGGATCGTCGTCCATCGCTCCTTCTCGAACAAGCCGGGCGCAGGATACCAGGACTACTACGAGAAGATGACGCGCTACGCCGCGATCATCTCGCATCCAGCGCAGGCGATTGACCCGGCCGCAACGCCGCGCACCTTCCGCGTCGTGGAGGCGGACGATGCGGAGTCGCCGTTCGAGTACGTGGATACCGCGACCAGCCGGGCCGGCATCGGGGCGTTCGCGGAGAGCTTGCACGGGCAACGAATCGCGGTCGTGGGCCTTGGCGGGACGGGGTCGTACGTGCTCGACCTCGTCGCCAAGACCCCGGTGGAAGAGATCCATCTCTACGACCGCGACTCGTTCTCGCAACACAATGCGTTCCGGTCGCCTGGTGCGGCTTCCGTCGAGGACCTGCGACGCCAGCTCGACAAAGCGACGTACTTCCAGCAGCAGTATGCTCGGATGAAGCGCGGGGTCATCGCGCATTCGTACTACCTCGACGCGACCAACGTCGATGAGCTCCGAGAAATGGACTTCGTGTTTCTCTGTGTCGACAACGGCGACGTCCGGCGACAACTCGTCGAGAGCCTCGAGGCGTTCGGCGTCCCGTTCGCGGATGTCGGCATGGGAGTCTACGCGTCCGAGCGCGGGCTCGGAGGTGTACTGCGCGTCACGAGCAGTACGCAGCGCCGGCGAGCGCACGTGTTAGACGGTCGTCGCATCCCATTCGCCGGGGACGACGGCAATAACGAATACGTCCGCAATATCCAGATCGCCGACCTCAACGCGTTGAACGCCGCGTTGGCGGTGCTCAAGTGGAAGAAGCACCTCGGCTTCTATCTCGACTTCGAGAAGGAGCACCACACGACGTACACCATCGACGGCAACACGCTCACGAACGAGGAATGCGCGTGAACCGTCGGATGCGCATCCGGCACGAGTTCGTGGAGTACGTGCCACGCTCGCTGGAGGAGGGGGTTCTCTACATCTCGATCCCGTTCGCGACGGCGGTCCACTGCTGCTGCTGCGGATGCGGCGAGGAAGTCGTGACCCCCATCAGTCCTACTGACTGGTCGCTGACATTCGATGGCGAGACCGTTTCGCTCAACCCGTCGATCGGCAACTGGAGCTTCGCGTGCGAGTCCCACTACTGGATTCGTCGCAACGGAGTGCAGTGGGCGGAAAGCTGGACTGCGGGTCAGATCGCGGAAGGGAGAATGCGGCACCGTGCGCACAAGGAATCGCAGGCGCGCGCCGAGCGGCCGGTACAGGATGTTCGGCGGGGAAACGCCAACGGTAGCGCAAACCGGACTCTGCTACAGCGCATCCGATCCTGGTTGAGTCGTCGCCGCGACGGCTGACCGCGTCCCGTGGAGGTGTCCCAGCACCTCTGTTTCACAGGCTCAGGCAGCCTCCTGCTGCCGGACGTCTACGAGCAGTTCGACACATACCGGTCGGGGAGGGTGGCAGAGCAGTTGAAGAAACTCCTCGGCCTCGGCTGAAGGTGAGTTCCTTCAACCGCTGCGGTCCGTGACTCTCTAAGCTACTTGGTCTCGGCGACTCGTCGACCGGGACTGACGCTCTATGACTAGAAAACGAAAAAGGCGCGCGAACCAGGAAGCCTTCGAGAGCGCGTTCGCGGCTGTGCCGACGGATACCTATAAGCATAGAGTGCTCGCGCACCTTGCCGATGTCTACTCGGCGATTCGTCCTCTCGCCTGGCTCGATTCAAAGCGTCGGCTGAACTTCGTGGGCTCCTCGCTGCTATTTGAAGTCGGCACGACACGCCTACTTGTGACAGCGGCTCATGTGCTTGATGAGGAGGCGCGCCACGGACCGCTGCACGTGGCGACACCGGCGGGACAGACGACCGTAGGCGGCCTCCGTCGGTGGACACAGGCGCCAGATGGCGATCGCGATGCTGACCCGTTCGATCTCGGGTTCGTTGTACTGGATCCCCAGACTTCCCAAGCACTGGCGAGCTGCCGACATCTCACCCTAGAGGACGTCGATCCGAGTCTCGAAGATCCGGAACTGCCAGAGGACTGCTTGGCAATCGGCTTCCCGGGAAATTGGGTGAGCCATTCCGATCCGGCGACGGCGGTTGCGACGCCGATGTTCGCTGTCGGCCCGCGATTGAAAGCATCGGAGCACCAGGGCCTCGGAGTGGCCGAGCCCTTCCATGCCCTTATGGGTTTCGACAAGGAGAGCAGCGTGGATCTCGAAGGGCCACGAATTCCTCCTGATCCGTTTGGGATGAGCGGCGGTGGACTCTGGCGATTCTCCAGTCTTCGTCGCGGCCAAGAGGCGAGGAATAGGCTGCTCGGAGTTCTGATCGAATGGCGCGGGCCGACGCTGATAGCGACTCGCGCAGGAGTATTGCTCAGCGCCATACGTGACCTAGTGCCAGGTGCATCTGCTGAACTCTCAGATGCAGCGCCCCCCGATCTGCGCAACGAGCGAGAGCGGACAGAGCCCGAGAGACGCAGGACTGACGCTCAGGAGCCCGGGGATTAGCACCTCCTGGGCACATCCTTCCCAGCCTTGACCAGTCCGCGGAGATCATGCGGTCGTTCGCCGGCCGATCTGTCTCCACGGCGCGCGGACCGATCAGGTGCCGCAGGAACTCGGTGCCGTCTCGTGAGTGATGCTCCACGGGCTGCGCAAAGTCGTGTCGCTCGATGTTCGCGGTGATGAGACGGCGAAGGAGGTCGCGACAAAGGAGGTGGTTGCGACGATGTGATCGCTGCATCCAGCGAGGCCGCTCGGCACGCTCGCTGGCTGTAAATGGCAGCACTCTAAACTATGCCGAGGAGCGAAGGAGCCGAATGGCAGATAGGGAGCATGACGATTCTGAGCTTTT encodes:
- a CDS encoding DUF6527 family protein, giving the protein MRVNRRMRIRHEFVEYVPRSLEEGVLYISIPFATAVHCCCCGCGEEVVTPISPTDWSLTFDGETVSLNPSIGNWSFACESHYWIRRNGVQWAESWTAGQIAEGRMRHRAHKESQARAERPVQDVRRGNANGSANRTLLQRIRSWLSRRRDG
- a CDS encoding HNH endonuclease; translation: MTRRAQRREGRAADSRPFAYLLTWNPGGGRGSVDASYEKLAAFARDERPWVSWSCGNSQGIPAGSRIFLLRQGRVPRGVVASGWVTRGSHEDLHWQTERRARGESAWYVGVGFDALLLDPAVEPPLDVASATEGPLTGVPWATPRSGIAIRPTTAAALEIAWTAHVEQLRPVSLMDDPELAAVEGHVRKGLVAHRSRERALRAAKLAAVQEADPEGRLQCEVPGCGFDFAARYGALGAGFAHVHHRWPLAELEGPRLTTLADLAVVCANCHAMIHRGGQCRELDDLITQRTLSTAHDARS
- a CDS encoding ThiF family adenylyltransferase; its protein translation is MSQRLISRSPDLRRLRDDGYAIEVRAGFLLVHDVPYLSVGRVIQRGVLVSALDLADDATVRPSTHVVYFAGAHPCNLDGSPITQIEHGSGESTLAPGIVVHRSFSNKPGAGYQDYYEKMTRYAAIISHPAQAIDPAATPRTFRVVEADDAESPFEYVDTATSRAGIGAFAESLHGQRIAVVGLGGTGSYVLDLVAKTPVEEIHLYDRDSFSQHNAFRSPGAASVEDLRRQLDKATYFQQQYARMKRGVIAHSYYLDATNVDELREMDFVFLCVDNGDVRRQLVESLEAFGVPFADVGMGVYASERGLGGVLRVTSSTQRRRAHVLDGRRIPFAGDDGNNEYVRNIQIADLNALNAALAVLKWKKHLGFYLDFEKEHHTTYTIDGNTLTNEECA
- a CDS encoding VRR-NUC domain-containing protein; this translates as MGHDDPLHRRQIRAALIARHGWRVTSRVDGSVDVDVPPDVPSANAFADAVRSAVGALGYSPTVVIGASGRMVRVQTAETLQQAGRGAHGSLGSQRACDRHTIRADRRTAPTVRQGGVRPSPSRSLGASDGGVPSWLDVLEPLSVPYRSHLSQGSDLLTWHLEAQFRAFHVTADWQARWEHAAAAAADTWNKRPLLAGTDSGCPYSCGEVELVARFRTAGYTAYWISEWSGFPHVPSWQPFCIKRSELRERLPNVWEHDRALRSRFPDLDLGPSGGHPDVVAWRPGATEFRFVEYKGPGDSIRPKQAAWATALLRIAEDDASYAVVIGRVRQ
- a CDS encoding multiubiquitin domain-containing protein; translated protein: MSEVASGHGPEVRTLTIVVNGRATSATKTQLSFAEIVALAFPQGTTGDNTAYTVTYRRGHGEKPEGTLVEGQMVKLKDGMIFNVTATDKS
- a CDS encoding DUF429 domain-containing protein, giving the protein MTVVSLDLAYRSYEDNGLVVLRGSRDTITVTIERLRRRSVPTPATLAREVQAVAQAHEATYLLIDGPQGWKDPASGLLHARHCERALATPAKTGELGHCLPATWLGYVAFSIDVFDWLTATGWRLLGDEFPLASSGGPTVAETFPTAAWRTLRIAPLPGKSRSTAGDVRAWYGALEERYSLIVDSEPTHDELQAIVAGMAGLALERGTDTEVARFGTAPFRRDGSWREGYIVCPRADRDDSRALSQPRPTSGGSVKRRRSEPAGRSSAARTTQPGYVNRNQQEVLSATGRPGSDHNALTYLLRCQRCGNEYGANGTDIWQRRCPQCQGGAPGNPL
- a CDS encoding HigA family addiction module antitoxin, translated to MGVKPARAFSPDYAVPPGETVLEIIESLGIPQSELAERTGRPKKTINEIINGKAAITPETALQFERVLGVPASFWNSLEQNYRAALARIAERERLEKQTDWLTEIPVKDLVRTGWIERRESLVEQLEDVLSFFGVASVEAWRDVWGGVRNAVAFRESAVFASEFGAVAAWLRRGELEARQTRTRPFDALRFKSVLSDARKLTREEPDVFCDALASSCADAGVVVVFVRELPKLRVCGATRWLSSDRALIQLTLRYKTEDHLWFTFFHEAGHILLHGKRSIFVEEVGGTVRGDARAEASAARSIVEEEEEANRFARDLLIPPDRYRAFVQAGEFSVASIYSFADSLGISPGIVLGRLQHDAVVPYRTNLNTILKRSFRWADENDESHRPT